The following is a genomic window from Corallococcus soli.
GGGGGCGACGAGCGCCGCCGTGAGCGGCAGCGCGGTGAACAGGGTCGAGGCAAATCGGTTCATGGCGGCGCAATCTAGCAGGACTGCCGCCCGCTGCCCGCCCAGGCAGGTTGCCCGACCGGGAGGCGCCCGGGCCGGGGCCCGGGCGTGGGGCTCGCCGCCGTGCGGCATGCACGGGGCCCATGGACGCCGTGCATCTCACTACTGCCCGCCCCGCGCGCTGGATGGCACCCGGGGTACGGGGACGCTAGGGTTGCCTCCGCGGTCCCCTGCGCACTTCCGCCCTGGGAACCCTGGAGGAAGCCGTGACGGAGATCGTGGTGGGCCTGGTCGTCTTCTTCGTCCTCACGGTCGTCCTGGGCCCGGCGCTGTGGAGCTCCCGCATCTGGTGGAGCAAGGCGGACCGGGAGAACGTGCGGGACAAGCACGGCCGCCCCCGCAAGGACGCGGAGGACGGCCGGCCGTAGGCAGGGCCCGCCGGACCTCTACTCGTCGTTCTGACCGAGGGCGGCCAGCACGTTGAGGTCCTCCAGCGTGGTGGTGTCCTGCGTGGACTTCTTGCCCGCGGCCACGTCGCGCAGCAGCCGGCGCATGATCTTCCCCGAGCGCGTCTTGGGGAGGCCTTCCGCGAAGCGGATCTCATCCGGCCGCGCGATGGCGCCAATCTCCTTGCCCACGTGCGTGGCCAGCTCCTTCTTGAGCGCGTCCGACGGGGCGTTGCCCTGCTTGAGCGTCACGAAGGCGACCAGCGCGGTGCCCTTCAGGTCGTCCGGGCGTCCCACCACGGCGGCCTCGGACACCTTCGCGTGCGCCACGAGCGCGCTCTCCACCTCCGCGGTGCCCAGGCGGTGGCCGGCCACGTTCACCACGTCGTCCACGCGGCCCATCAGCCAGATGTAGCCGTCCGCGTCCGTGCGCGCGCCGTCGCCGGTGAAGTACATGCCGGGCAGTTCGCTGAAGTACGTGCTCACGTACCGCTCCGGGTCCCCGTACACGGTGCGCAGCATGGACGGCCAGGGCTTCGTCACGAACAGCAGGCCGCCCTGCCCCTTCGGCACCCGGTTGCCGTCGCGGTCCAATATCTCCGCGTGGATGCCGGGCAGCGGGAAGGTGGCGGAGCCCGGCTTGGTGGGCGTGGCCCCGGGCAGGGGGGAGATCATGATGCTGCCCGTCTCCGTCTGCCACCAGGTGTCCACGACGGGGCAGCGTCCGCCGCCGATGACGTCGCGGTACCACATCCACGCCTCGGGGTTGATGGGCTCCCCCACGCTGCCCAGCAGGCGCAGCGAGGACAGGTCGTGCTGCTTCACCGGCCCGTCCCCCAGGCGCATGAAGGCGCGGATGGCGGTGGGCGCGGTGTAGAGGATGGTGGCCTTGTAGCGCTCGATGATGTCCCAGAAGCGATCCGGCCCCGGCTGCGTGGGCGCGCCTTCATAGAGCACCGTGGTGACGCCGTTCATCAGCGGGCCGTAGACGACGTACG
Proteins encoded in this region:
- the acs gene encoding acetate--CoA ligase, with the translated sequence MADTQAIDSVLNESRVFAPPEDFSRRAHIRSMQDYQRLWDEAEKDPQKYWGDRAREELFWKEPFQTVLEWKPPHARWFIEGRTNLAYNCLDRHLPKLQDKPAILFEGEPGDRRSVTYGELSRQVNQLANGLKSLGVKKGDRVGIYLPMVPEAAVAMLACARVGAVHSVVFGGFSSEALQERMKDMGAKVLLTADGGWRKGAVVPLMKNVEAALPNAPSIEKVVVLTRTGDGKLPEGPKYMAWDTLVRGQPDTCEPEWVESEHPLFILYTSGSTGKPKGVLHTTAGYALNASLTTRWVFDLREDDVYWCTADVGWVTGHTYVVYGPLMNGVTTVLYEGAPTQPGPDRFWDIIERYKATILYTAPTAIRAFMRLGDGPVKQHDLSSLRLLGSVGEPINPEAWMWYRDVIGGGRCPVVDTWWQTETGSIMISPLPGATPTKPGSATFPLPGIHAEILDRDGNRVPKGQGGLLFVTKPWPSMLRTVYGDPERYVSTYFSELPGMYFTGDGARTDADGYIWLMGRVDDVVNVAGHRLGTAEVESALVAHAKVSEAAVVGRPDDLKGTALVAFVTLKQGNAPSDALKKELATHVGKEIGAIARPDEIRFAEGLPKTRSGKIMRRLLRDVAAGKKSTQDTTTLEDLNVLAALGQNDE